A stretch of the Malus domestica chromosome 08, GDT2T_hap1 genome encodes the following:
- the LOC103427245 gene encoding protein TRACHEARY ELEMENT DIFFERENTIATION-RELATED 7A-like, whose protein sequence is MGYPYYSPPPPSPPLPCPPPPPPPPPPVHPSKPYPPKASPPKPYPPKASPAKPSQPPGHPPKPYPPKASPPKPYPPKASPAKPSQPPGHPPKPYPPKAYPPKASPPKTSSQPPVVQTPKPYPPKSSPPKGSHPPKPAYPPKPPKGTTPPAFPPGYYATPTYYGNPPPPNAVPPSFEIVAPPPGKNHTTVIAVCVSLGGAFFLAFLLVGLFCFAKKKKKKVMIPAPVPCVEEEEHVQVAVVGGGRYGAEPTPVAVPVEQHGYGGGGAADIRPSYPPPGHHPSY, encoded by the coding sequence ATGGGTTACCCTTACTACTCTCCACCACCACCTTCACCTCCTCTACCATgccctccaccaccaccacctcctcctccgccaGTACACCCTTCGAAGCCATACCcaccaaaagcttcaccaccaaAGCCGTACCCACCAAAAGCATCGCCAGCAAAGCCGAGCCAACCTCCAGGACACCCTCCGAAGCCATACCcaccaaaagcttcaccaccaaAGCCGTACCCACCAAAAGCATCGCCAGCAAAGCCGAGCCAACCTCCAGGACACCCTCCGAAGCCATACCCACCAAAAGCATATCCGCCAAAAGCATCACCACCAAAGACTAGTAGTCAACCTCCCGTAGTGCAAACCCCAAAGCCATACCCTCCCAAATCATCACCACCAAAAGGCAGTCACCCACCAAAACCCGCATACCCACCAAAACCACCAAAGGGCACGACACCACCTGCATTCCCTCCTGGTTATTACGCTACACCGACTTATTACGGAAACCCTCCTCCTCCTAATGCGGTACCACCCTCATTCGAAATCGTTGCACCGCCTCCGGGGAAAAACCACACCACCGTTATCGCGGTGTGCGTTTCCCTGGGTGGTGCATTCTTCCTTGCATTCCTCTTGGTCGGTCTCTTTTGTTTTgctaagaagaaaaagaagaaagtgaTGATTCCCGCACCTGTTCCTtgtgttgaggaagaagaacatGTCCAAGTAGCAGTAGTTGGAGGAGGACGATATGGTGCTGAGCCAACTCCAGTCGCAGTTCCCGTAGAGCAACATGgatatggtggtggtggtgcagcTGACATCAGACCTTCTTATCCTCCTCCTGGTCATCATCCAAGTTACTAA